The Spirosoma foliorum genome has a window encoding:
- a CDS encoding ligand-binding sensor domain-containing protein, with protein sequence MCRQFSANDGLPSSYCFTSLQDHEGYLWVGTYGGVGRFDGATFKNFTVNDGLVNNQALTFLQDRTQNIWIGTFNGISIWKNGHFQNITKVGNTPIERVFGLTQTRDGRIWATCEKGLLVFDNAQATPTLFQLDTENKPVTHLWGVCQTPSGQLLVSNTYKLFLFDKNRFTEIKYPDGKSVEARRLVQLGNQLLIGTYEQGILEYQSGTVKPLYADILPSKLRVFDILTDKQQRLWLATNQGAICIDKGKATILNTQNYLPSDKCLGISKDTEGNIWLTTPEGLIQCKARFIDVFTKANGLLNDEIYSLGKDKNGVIYFGGCNGPFSAYRRGTLFQPFPAFTGTKSSGLPIHFTKFDRKGNLWISCDAEGTYKLGAGRIEKITGAGKFCSTFLEDTLQDAIWLGNREALIRYQHNQWTTFTPPPSMAVDDILALYQDKQQRLWVGTYGLRLFDGKTWTDLSKKTNTEQVFIQSIKAGVDGAIWVGTIGKGIRKIRLDKQGGIESVETITMRQGLQNDSVLDLEFDNEGQLWVGSFGGIMRIDLKRPKEKGQYVSRIFSRNSGILDNTWQVVSFLKDDAGNMWAGTSKGAMRFDISAIPTASTSPPVHIVSAQLVQNAHEPSVNGQPIIAKPSLANRQFCQDSILSLKSLINASNATELVIPRIVISPST encoded by the coding sequence ATGTGCCGACAGTTTTCTGCCAACGATGGTCTGCCCTCTTCCTATTGTTTTACCTCACTTCAGGACCATGAGGGCTACTTGTGGGTGGGTACCTATGGGGGCGTTGGGCGTTTCGACGGGGCAACGTTCAAAAATTTTACGGTTAACGATGGCCTGGTCAACAATCAGGCACTCACGTTTTTGCAGGATAGAACCCAGAATATCTGGATTGGTACATTCAACGGAATCAGTATCTGGAAAAACGGGCATTTTCAGAATATCACGAAAGTAGGTAACACGCCCATTGAACGCGTTTTTGGCCTGACCCAGACGCGCGACGGACGTATCTGGGCCACTTGCGAGAAAGGCCTACTGGTTTTCGATAATGCACAGGCAACCCCTACGCTTTTTCAACTCGATACAGAGAATAAACCCGTCACGCATCTGTGGGGTGTTTGCCAAACGCCTTCGGGACAGTTGCTGGTCAGTAATACGTACAAGCTCTTTCTATTTGATAAAAATCGATTTACCGAGATAAAATACCCGGATGGCAAATCGGTGGAAGCCCGTCGCCTGGTGCAATTAGGGAATCAATTGCTGATCGGTACCTATGAACAGGGAATACTTGAATACCAATCAGGAACGGTGAAGCCGCTCTATGCGGATATTCTGCCCAGCAAACTGCGCGTATTTGATATACTAACCGACAAGCAACAACGATTATGGCTGGCAACCAATCAGGGAGCGATCTGTATTGATAAGGGCAAGGCTACCATCTTAAACACCCAGAATTATTTGCCCAGCGATAAATGTCTGGGCATCAGTAAGGATACCGAGGGGAACATCTGGCTTACAACACCCGAAGGATTAATCCAGTGTAAAGCGCGATTTATTGATGTTTTTACCAAAGCCAACGGGCTGCTGAACGACGAAATCTATTCGCTGGGTAAAGACAAAAATGGGGTTATTTATTTTGGCGGTTGCAATGGGCCTTTTTCAGCTTATCGTCGTGGTACCCTTTTTCAACCTTTTCCGGCATTTACGGGAACAAAGTCGAGTGGGCTTCCCATCCATTTTACCAAATTTGATCGTAAAGGCAATCTCTGGATTTCGTGCGATGCCGAAGGAACTTATAAACTCGGTGCGGGCCGAATTGAGAAGATAACAGGCGCTGGCAAATTCTGCTCGACCTTTCTTGAAGATACGCTGCAGGATGCCATCTGGCTGGGCAATCGGGAAGCGCTGATTCGTTACCAGCATAATCAGTGGACAACCTTTACGCCGCCCCCATCTATGGCTGTCGATGATATTCTGGCTTTGTATCAGGATAAGCAGCAGCGACTATGGGTAGGCACCTACGGGTTGCGTCTGTTTGACGGTAAAACCTGGACAGACCTATCGAAGAAAACCAATACAGAACAGGTGTTTATTCAATCCATCAAAGCCGGTGTAGACGGCGCTATTTGGGTAGGTACGATTGGCAAAGGCATTCGGAAAATCCGCTTAGATAAACAGGGAGGGATTGAGTCGGTTGAGACGATCACGATGCGTCAGGGATTGCAGAACGATAGTGTACTCGATCTCGAATTTGATAACGAGGGGCAGTTGTGGGTGGGCTCTTTTGGGGGTATTATGCGGATTGACCTGAAACGCCCTAAAGAAAAAGGCCAATATGTGTCCCGAATTTTCAGCCGGAATAGCGGTATTCTCGATAACACCTGGCAAGTCGTTTCCTTTTTGAAAGACGATGCGGGTAATATGTGGGCAGGCACGTCGAAAGGCGCTATGCGATTTGATATATCGGCTATTCCAACTGCCTCAACTAGTCCACCTGTTCATATTGTCTCGGCGCAGCTTGTGCAAAATGCCCATGAACCGTCGGTCAATGGGCAACCCATAATTGCCAAACCGAGTCTTGCCAATCGACAGTTTTGTCAGGACAGTATCCTATCGTTAAAATCCTTAATCAACGCATCGAATGCCACCGAGTTGGTTATACCACGTATCGTTATATCACCTTCTACGTAA
- a CDS encoding ABC transporter ATP-binding protein, with amino-acid sequence MKIYRRLMAYAKPYGKFIVPFFIFTLIGVFFNVFQFALIIPLLNFLFDPINTADAAKYASVPDFQLTPAYFKDVFYHQIYHFKTTKPIYALYFLAGTIVVSVILTNLFRFLAQQCLLNARTLLVKRLREALFSKINHLHLGYFTKEHKGDLLSRLNGDVYAIESVAGSSIEVVFKEPYVFIGYFIALFAISVKLTLFTLVIIPISAIGIAAVTKKLKKEAQDVQSSMGRMLTIMDETLLGMRILRSFNATDFVLKRFSRENDFYRQASLESFKRRELAPAFSEASGVFIVACILVYGGSLVLNNENNLQAGSFIAFIAIFSQVIRPAKAIVVALTNIQQGQAAGERILELLDKPIEIEDKPDACVLERFRRDIVFDNVSFQYGDKPVLKNINFRIAKGKKIALVGPSGVGKSTIADLIPRFYEATQGSVQIDGIDVKDYSMESLRRQMSFVTQEIILFHDTIFNNIALGKPDASMDEVIEAAKVANAHNFIMETEDGYNTVIGDRGIRLSGGQRQRLSIARAVFKKPSILILDEATSALDIESEKSVQEALNNLMEGRTTLVIAHRLSTIKEADEILIMEGGKIVERGNHYELINSEDSVYKRLNMMQELVQ; translated from the coding sequence ATGAAGATTTATAGACGGCTAATGGCTTATGCCAAGCCTTACGGAAAGTTTATTGTTCCTTTTTTTATATTCACGCTCATCGGCGTTTTCTTCAACGTATTTCAGTTTGCGTTGATCATTCCTCTGCTTAATTTTTTGTTTGATCCAATCAATACAGCTGATGCCGCCAAGTATGCATCGGTGCCGGATTTCCAACTGACACCAGCGTATTTTAAGGACGTATTTTATCATCAGATTTATCATTTTAAAACTACCAAACCGATCTATGCGCTTTATTTTCTAGCGGGTACGATTGTAGTGTCGGTTATATTGACCAATCTGTTCCGGTTTCTGGCTCAGCAATGCCTGCTCAACGCCAGAACTCTGCTGGTAAAACGACTTCGGGAGGCCCTGTTCTCTAAAATTAATCACCTGCATTTAGGTTATTTTACCAAAGAGCACAAAGGCGATTTGCTTTCCCGACTCAATGGGGATGTCTATGCTATTGAAAGCGTAGCGGGTAGTTCAATCGAAGTTGTCTTTAAAGAACCTTATGTATTTATTGGTTACTTCATTGCGCTGTTTGCTATATCTGTTAAGCTAACACTCTTTACACTAGTCATCATCCCAATCTCGGCAATCGGCATTGCTGCTGTGACCAAGAAGCTCAAAAAAGAAGCGCAGGATGTGCAGTCTTCCATGGGACGCATGCTGACCATTATGGACGAAACCTTACTTGGTATGCGCATTCTTCGGTCGTTCAACGCCACGGATTTTGTACTTAAGCGATTTAGCCGGGAAAATGATTTTTACCGACAGGCAAGTCTGGAGAGTTTCAAACGGCGCGAACTGGCTCCGGCTTTTTCAGAAGCATCAGGCGTGTTTATCGTGGCTTGTATTCTGGTATATGGCGGTAGTTTAGTGTTAAACAATGAGAATAATTTACAGGCCGGTTCATTCATTGCGTTCATTGCTATTTTCTCACAGGTGATTCGACCTGCAAAAGCAATTGTAGTGGCCCTTACCAATATTCAGCAGGGGCAGGCTGCGGGTGAGCGTATTCTGGAGCTACTGGATAAGCCCATAGAAATAGAAGATAAGCCAGATGCCTGCGTGCTGGAAAGGTTCCGGCGGGACATTGTTTTTGACAATGTTAGCTTCCAGTATGGCGACAAACCCGTTCTGAAGAACATTAATTTCCGGATTGCCAAAGGAAAGAAAATCGCGCTTGTGGGCCCTTCGGGGGTTGGGAAGTCGACCATTGCAGATTTGATTCCCCGCTTTTATGAAGCTACCCAGGGAAGTGTTCAAATAGACGGTATCGACGTCAAAGATTATTCGATGGAATCGCTGCGGAGACAGATGAGTTTTGTAACCCAGGAGATTATCTTGTTTCACGATACGATCTTCAATAATATAGCCCTCGGAAAGCCGGATGCCAGTATGGACGAAGTGATCGAAGCGGCTAAAGTGGCCAATGCGCACAACTTTATCATGGAAACCGAAGATGGCTATAATACGGTCATCGGCGACAGAGGTATCCGCCTGAGTGGTGGCCAGCGCCAGCGCCTGAGTATTGCCAGAGCTGTATTTAAAAAACCTTCTATTCTAATTCTGGATGAAGCCACGTCTGCATTGGATATCGAATCCGAAAAATCAGTGCAGGAAGCGTTGAACAACCTGATGGAAGGTCGTACAACGCTGGTCATTGCGCACCGCCTGAGCACCATAAAAGAAGCCGATGAAATCCTGATTATGGAGGGCGGAAAGATCGTAGAACGGGGCAATCACTATGAGCTGATCAATAGCGAAGACAGCGTGTATAAACGCCTGAACATGATGCAGGAGTTAGTGCAATAA
- a CDS encoding glycosyltransferase family 4 protein encodes MRKIAFVVQRYGVEVNGGAEYYCRVLAERLTSTYEVDVLTSCALEYVTWANWYPAATTQINGVNVHRFPTHYERQAKDHLMYETERKIKKWSRPEEWHGMGWLRMWGRALVGKTVRRYMMRWAQYQGPYTPDLITFLKRNHQQYDALIFITYLYYPTIAGMSIAPQKSIFIPTAHDEIPIYLPGFRTLFHKPRAILFLTSAEKRFVNQLFKNEAIYNDVIGVGIEKIDVNPTNLPTTALTVEAPYLIYIGRIDKAKGCAELFDYFIQYKENHPSDLKLVLVGQAFMPIPDHPDLLLAGFVDEEVKIDLLKKAKALVIPSQHESLSMVTLESFAYGIPVLANKKCEVLEDHINLSRAGLLFSDYTSFADAVQQLLAQDSSEMSEKGQAYIEQNYTWDKVLAKFTKAVDYVAGNGRLLH; translated from the coding sequence ATGAGAAAAATAGCCTTTGTTGTCCAACGGTATGGCGTCGAAGTCAATGGTGGGGCAGAATACTATTGCCGCGTTCTTGCCGAACGACTAACCAGTACGTATGAAGTAGATGTACTAACGAGTTGTGCACTGGAATATGTTACCTGGGCTAACTGGTATCCGGCAGCCACCACCCAGATAAATGGAGTAAACGTGCATCGATTCCCAACGCATTACGAACGGCAAGCGAAGGACCACTTGATGTATGAGACTGAACGTAAAATCAAAAAATGGTCGCGGCCAGAGGAATGGCATGGAATGGGTTGGCTTCGCATGTGGGGGCGTGCGCTGGTCGGCAAAACTGTCAGGCGCTACATGATGCGATGGGCGCAATATCAAGGGCCTTATACACCTGATCTGATCACGTTTTTAAAGCGTAACCATCAGCAATACGATGCACTTATCTTCATCACCTACCTTTATTACCCCACCATTGCCGGGATGAGCATAGCTCCCCAAAAGTCGATTTTCATTCCAACAGCGCACGACGAAATCCCCATTTATTTGCCTGGTTTCCGGACTTTGTTCCATAAGCCACGAGCCATTTTGTTTCTCACGTCAGCCGAGAAACGGTTTGTGAACCAATTATTTAAGAACGAAGCCATTTACAACGATGTCATTGGGGTTGGGATTGAAAAAATCGACGTAAACCCTACCAATTTACCAACTACAGCATTAACAGTAGAAGCGCCTTACCTGATTTACATTGGCCGAATCGATAAAGCCAAAGGCTGTGCGGAGTTGTTCGATTATTTTATCCAATATAAAGAAAACCACCCTTCCGATTTAAAACTGGTGCTGGTTGGCCAGGCGTTCATGCCCATTCCTGATCACCCCGATTTGCTACTGGCCGGATTTGTGGACGAAGAGGTAAAAATAGATTTATTGAAAAAGGCTAAAGCCTTGGTTATCCCTTCGCAGCACGAGAGTTTATCGATGGTTACGCTGGAAAGTTTCGCGTATGGTATTCCTGTACTTGCCAATAAAAAATGTGAAGTTCTTGAAGATCACATTAACCTTAGTCGGGCAGGCCTGTTGTTTTCGGATTATACCAGCTTTGCGGATGCCGTTCAGCAGCTTCTGGCTCAGGATTCCAGTGAAATGTCAGAAAAAGGACAAGCCTATATCGAACAAAATTACACCTGGGATAAGGTGCTGGCAAAATTCACCAAAGCGGTTGATTATGTGGCTGGTAACGGACGCTTATTGCACTAA
- a CDS encoding glycosyltransferase family 4 protein, with translation MMRIIFDCERMKYVNTGLYYYCLNLGRTIQQHTCPEQLSVFIPNHVREAFDSSTTCIKQHSLQKFLMPSVGQYHIWHSTYQSSQYLPRRNKKIKVLLTIHDLNFLHEDKAEHKKESCLKHVQQNIDRSDAIVCISEFTKNDVLTHCNTAGKPIHVIYNGTNQLHQPVLKAKSYRPRIPFLFNVGVIARKKNQHRILPLLQRNPALELILAGRHEDKEYAHFLHQQASELNVEDRMHLVNEISEEEKSWYYHNCQAVVMPSLAEGFGLPVTEAMSVGKPVFLSRHTALPEIGKDFAFYLHDFDNIHDDFADGMQRYQRAGSQMKAALKAYSATFNWEDSARKYIDVYRSMA, from the coding sequence ATGATGCGTATCATTTTTGATTGCGAGAGAATGAAGTATGTCAACACAGGACTGTACTATTATTGTCTCAATCTCGGACGAACTATTCAGCAGCATACCTGCCCAGAACAATTGTCCGTATTTATCCCAAACCATGTTCGGGAGGCCTTCGATTCTTCGACAACCTGCATCAAGCAGCATTCACTTCAGAAATTCCTGATGCCATCCGTTGGTCAATACCATATCTGGCATAGCACCTATCAAAGTTCTCAATACCTACCCCGCAGAAACAAGAAAATTAAGGTATTACTAACAATTCACGACCTTAATTTTTTGCATGAAGACAAAGCTGAGCACAAGAAAGAGAGTTGTTTGAAGCATGTGCAGCAGAATATAGACCGTAGTGATGCCATCGTATGTATTTCTGAATTTACCAAGAACGATGTCCTGACGCATTGTAATACGGCCGGGAAACCTATCCATGTTATTTATAATGGTACAAATCAATTGCATCAACCAGTGCTGAAGGCGAAATCATACCGCCCAAGAATTCCCTTTTTGTTTAACGTGGGCGTGATTGCCCGCAAAAAAAATCAGCACCGAATTCTGCCTTTATTACAACGAAATCCGGCATTGGAGTTGATTCTGGCAGGTCGCCACGAAGATAAAGAGTATGCTCATTTTCTACATCAGCAAGCCTCTGAATTGAACGTGGAAGACCGGATGCATTTGGTCAATGAAATTTCAGAAGAAGAGAAATCCTGGTACTACCATAATTGTCAGGCCGTTGTCATGCCGTCTCTGGCCGAAGGGTTTGGCCTCCCTGTTACTGAAGCTATGTCTGTTGGAAAACCTGTGTTTCTATCGAGGCATACAGCCCTGCCCGAAATAGGGAAAGATTTTGCATTTTACCTCCACGATTTTGATAATATACATGATGATTTCGCCGATGGAATGCAGCGATATCAACGAGCCGGTAGCCAGATGAAGGCAGCTCTGAAAGCGTATAGTGCTACATTCAATTGGGAAGATTCGGCCAGAAAATACATTGACGTCTATCGGTCAATGGCCTGA